In the genome of Cytophagales bacterium, the window GCAGTCTCCAGTCGGCAATCTACAGTCCCCAGTCAGCAAAAAACAATTGCCGACTGCCGATTGTGGACTGCCGACTGTGGACTGCCGACTGTGGACTGCCGACTGCCGATTATGGACTGCCGACTGCCGACTTAAAGGTATTCAATGTGATTTTGAAAAATTATGCATTTTGCAACGTTGGTTTAAACTAAAGCCTTAATTTATTATCTGATATTTATGAAAAAACTCATATTTATTATTTCTCCTTTTCTCTGTTCTCAGGTATTGTTGGCTCAGATACCGTTTGCAAACCCTTCTGCCATTGATATCGATTATTCAAATCCTCAGGAGTATGAAATAGGAGGTATTACAGTCAGTGGCATTCAATTCCATGATCAGAACGTTTTGATATCTCTGACAGGTCTCAAAGTTGGAGACATTATCACGATCCCCGGTGAAGAAATAAGTAAAGCCATCCGGAACTTGTGGGACCAGGGCATTCTTGGTGATGTTGCCGTATCAGTTACAAAAATTGAAGGCAATTACCTGTTCCTTGAATTTCAACTCAAAGAAAGGCCACGCTTGTCCAAATTCTCTTTTTCCGGTGTTAATAAGTCACAGGCTGATGAAATAAGAGAGAGTATACGACTGATCAAGGGACGTGTTGTTACAGATGCACTTGTTAAAAACACACAAACTTCTGTTAAAAAATACTTTGTGGAAAAGGGATTTTTAAATATTGAAGTAAAAATAGTGCAAGTGAAAGATACGCTTATACCCAATAGTATTATTCTGAAAATAAATGTAGATAAAAAACAAAAAGTAAAGATCAATGAAATAATCATCCATGGCAATGAAAAACTTTCTATTGCAAAGATAAAACGGGCGCTTAAAGAAACGAAAGAAAAAGGAATATTCAAGCCATTTTACAGGTTAGATTCATTTATGTTAACTCGTGTTAAGCATCTGTTTAAACCTGATTCTACCACTTTTTTAGTTGAGCTTAACCATTATTTGAAAGAAAGAACAAAATTAAGGGTGTTTAAATCCGCAAAATTTCTCAAAACTTCCTATGAAGAAGATAAAAGAAACATCATTGAAAAATACAATGTACATGGATACCGTGATGTAACGATCGCCTTTGATACTATTTATCCTGTAAATGATCAATTAATAAATATTGAAATAACCATGGATGAGGGCAGGAAATATTATTTCCGAAGTATTACCTGGACAGGCAATTATATCCATGATGATAAGTACCTGCAGGCAATCCTGGGTATCAAAAAAGGAGATGAATATAACCTGGAAATGCTCAATAAAAAGCTAAATTACAACCCCTCCGGATTGGATGTAAGCTCCCTTTATCTTGACAATGGATACCTCTTCTTTAATGTACAGCCGGTAGAAGTGCTTATCGAAGATGACTCTATTGATGTAGAAATGCGGATCTATGAAGGGCCTCAGGCTATCATTAATAAAGTTACCGTTACAGGTAATACCAGGACTAACGACCATGTTATTCTCCGGGAGATCAGGACGCTGCCCGGACAAAAGTTCAGCCGTTCAGACCTAATCAGGTCTCAAAGAGAGATTGCACAATTGGGCTATTTTAACCCGGAAACAATAGGCATCAATCCAATACCAAACCCCCAGGACGGTACCGTAGATATAGAATACATCGTAGAAGAAAAACCGAGCGACCAGATCCAGCTTTCTGGCGGCTGGGGAGGATATTTGGGCTTTACCGGCACCTTAGCGTTGATCTTTAATAATTTTTCTGTAAAAAAAATACCCAAACCCAGGGAATGGGGCGGTATTTTACCCGGTGGTGACGGCCAGAGGCTTTCAATAAGCGCCCAGGCAAACGGGAAAAGATTCCAGGTTTATTCTATTTCATTCACTGAACCATGGCTGGGAGGGAGAAAACCAAACTCATTTACTGTGAGCCTTAGCCGTTCAATCCAAAGGAGTTTAGTGACGGAAAATGGAAAATTGGTACAAAAGGGATTTTTTAAAGTTTCCAGTGCAACACTTCACCTCGGAAGAAGACTCACCGTTCCTGATGATTATTTTACCCTGAGCCACTCACTCTCATATACATTATATGACTTTCTGAACCCGCCTATTTTTAATTCATTAGGAAGTGATACGGGAACCTCTAATAAAATTGCCTTAGTAAATACTTTATCAAGAAATAGTATTGATAATCCCACTTACCCGAGAAGAGGATCTTCAATCTCTTTGAGCTTCACTGCCACACCACCTTTTTCTCTATTTTATGATATAAACGAACTACCTACTGAAAAAAGATTCAAATGGATAGAATATCACAAATGGATGTTTGACTATAGAACTTATTTAAAATTGGCAGGAAATTTGGTATTGAACATCAGGTCGCATTTTGGATTTATTGGTTCCTATAATAATGAGCTGGGTATTGGTCCCTTTGAACGATTCATGATGGGTGGTGATGGTTTATCAGGATTTGATTGGATATTAGGAACCGACATAGTCGGTTTAAGGGGTTATCCCAATAATTCTCTTCCCGGTGATAGAGGAAATGGCGGTGGCGTGGTTTTTGATAAATTTGTTTTTGAATTGCGCTACCCTGTTTCGCTAAATCCTATGGCTACCCTGTATGTATTAGCGTTTGTTGAAGGAGGAAACAACTGGGGAAGCTATGACGACTACAACCCGTTTGATATATACCGCTCTGCCGGAATAGGCGCAAGAATATTTATGCCTGCATTCGGGCTGATCGGTTTTGATTATGGCTGGGGATTTGACGATATTCCGGGAGTGCCAAGAGCTGAGAAAGGAGAGTTTCATTTTACGATTGGGCAGCAGATACGGTAATTAGTGTCTGTCTATAAATATAGAGCAATTACAAAAACCGCTAAAGCGGTTAATATCTTTTTAGGTTGTCATTAACCCCTGACTTAAGTCAGGGGTTAATGAAGAACTATAATACACAAACCGTTTTAACGGTTTTGTTTAATAACGAACTTACTTTAAATATAAATTAACATTTTTATTATGAAACAGTTAGCAATTTTATTAATCATGGGCTTTATTTCAATTCAGGCCACCAATGCCCAAAAATTCGGCTACGTTGATACGGAGTA includes:
- a CDS encoding BamA/TamA family outer membrane protein; amino-acid sequence: MKKLIFIISPFLCSQVLLAQIPFANPSAIDIDYSNPQEYEIGGITVSGIQFHDQNVLISLTGLKVGDIITIPGEEISKAIRNLWDQGILGDVAVSVTKIEGNYLFLEFQLKERPRLSKFSFSGVNKSQADEIRESIRLIKGRVVTDALVKNTQTSVKKYFVEKGFLNIEVKIVQVKDTLIPNSIILKINVDKKQKVKINEIIIHGNEKLSIAKIKRALKETKEKGIFKPFYRLDSFMLTRVKHLFKPDSTTFLVELNHYLKERTKLRVFKSAKFLKTSYEEDKRNIIEKYNVHGYRDVTIAFDTIYPVNDQLINIEITMDEGRKYYFRSITWTGNYIHDDKYLQAILGIKKGDEYNLEMLNKKLNYNPSGLDVSSLYLDNGYLFFNVQPVEVLIEDDSIDVEMRIYEGPQAIINKVTVTGNTRTNDHVILREIRTLPGQKFSRSDLIRSQREIAQLGYFNPETIGINPIPNPQDGTVDIEYIVEEKPSDQIQLSGGWGGYLGFTGTLALIFNNFSVKKIPKPREWGGILPGGDGQRLSISAQANGKRFQVYSISFTEPWLGGRKPNSFTVSLSRSIQRSLVTENGKLVQKGFFKVSSATLHLGRRLTVPDDYFTLSHSLSYTLYDFLNPPIFNSLGSDTGTSNKIALVNTLSRNSIDNPTYPRRGSSISLSFTATPPFSLFYDINELPTEKRFKWIEYHKWMFDYRTYLKLAGNLVLNIRSHFGFIGSYNNELGIGPFERFMMGGDGLSGFDWILGTDIVGLRGYPNNSLPGDRGNGGGVVFDKFVFELRYPVSLNPMATLYVLAFVEGGNNWGSYDDYNPFDIYRSAGIGARIFMPAFGLIGFDYGWGFDDIPGVPRAEKGEFHFTIGQQIR